One genomic segment of Terrihabitans soli includes these proteins:
- the fabD gene encoding ACP S-malonyltransferase yields the protein MGTAFVFPGQGSQQVGMGKALADQFPAAKAVFDEVDAALGEKLSAILWNGPEDQLTLTANTQPALLAVSIAALRVLEQERGVRLADLQFVAGHSLGEYSALCASGALSLADAARLLRVRGNAMQAAVPVGKGGMTALIGTDIDQAREIAKEAAQGEVLEVANDNGGGQVVVSGDKTAADRVIEIAKAKGVKRALPLPVSAPFHSPLMAPAAEIMREALALVTVNTPAVPVVANMTARPVTDPDTIRKLLVEQVTGTVRWRESVAFMAGAGVTRFVEVGSGKVLAGLVKRIADGAEAQSVGTPDDISAFTV from the coding sequence ATGGGAACGGCATTCGTCTTTCCGGGACAGGGCAGCCAGCAGGTCGGCATGGGCAAGGCCCTGGCCGATCAGTTTCCGGCGGCAAAAGCCGTGTTCGACGAAGTGGATGCGGCGCTCGGCGAAAAGCTGTCCGCGATCCTGTGGAACGGCCCCGAAGACCAGCTCACTTTGACCGCCAACACCCAGCCGGCGCTGCTGGCGGTCTCGATCGCGGCTTTGCGCGTCCTCGAACAGGAGCGGGGCGTGCGCCTTGCCGATCTGCAATTTGTTGCCGGCCATTCGCTGGGTGAATATTCGGCGCTCTGCGCTTCCGGCGCCCTGTCCTTGGCGGATGCCGCGCGGCTGCTGCGTGTGCGCGGCAATGCCATGCAGGCGGCGGTTCCCGTCGGCAAAGGCGGCATGACGGCCCTTATCGGCACCGATATCGATCAGGCGCGCGAGATCGCCAAGGAAGCGGCGCAGGGCGAGGTGCTGGAAGTCGCCAATGATAATGGCGGCGGCCAGGTCGTCGTCTCCGGCGACAAGACTGCGGCCGACCGCGTCATCGAGATCGCCAAGGCAAAGGGCGTGAAACGCGCTCTGCCGCTGCCGGTCTCTGCGCCCTTCCACTCGCCTTTGATGGCGCCCGCCGCCGAAATCATGCGTGAGGCTCTGGCGCTTGTGACCGTCAATACGCCGGCCGTTCCGGTCGTCGCCAATATGACGGCGCGCCCCGTCACCGATCCCGATACGATCCGCAAACTCCTTGTCGAGCAGGTGACGGGAACGGTGCGCTGGCGCGAGAGCGTCGCCTTTATGGCCGGCGCCGGCGTTACGCGTTTTGTCGAGGTCGGCTCGGGCAAGGTTCTCGCCGGGCTTGTGAAGCGGATCGCCGACGGCGCCGAAGCGCAATCGGTCGGCACGCCCGACGACATCTCGGCGTTCACGGTCTGA
- the fabG gene encoding 3-oxoacyl-[acyl-carrier-protein] reductase — MFDLTGKRALVTGASGGIGGDIARALHKQGASVALSGTRKEALDQLAGELKERTHTLICNLSDTAQVDALTGQAEAALGGLDILVHNAGITRDNLFMRMKNEEWDEVLAVNLTAGFRLYRSALRGMMKQRSGRLIGITSVVGVTGNPGQGNYAASKAGLIGMSKALAQEIASRNVTVNTVAPGFIETPMTHALDEKQKETIITRVPAGRLGTGADVAGAVVYLASAEAGYVTGQTIHVNGGMAMI; from the coding sequence ATGTTCGACCTTACCGGCAAACGCGCGCTTGTGACCGGCGCCTCCGGCGGCATCGGCGGCGATATCGCCCGTGCGCTGCACAAGCAGGGCGCAAGCGTGGCTCTCTCGGGCACCCGCAAAGAGGCGCTCGACCAGCTGGCGGGCGAACTGAAAGAGCGCACCCACACGCTGATCTGCAATCTGTCGGATACGGCGCAGGTCGATGCATTGACCGGCCAGGCGGAAGCCGCCCTCGGCGGGCTCGACATCCTCGTCCACAATGCCGGGATCACCCGCGACAATCTCTTCATGCGCATGAAGAACGAGGAATGGGACGAGGTGCTTGCGGTCAATCTTACCGCCGGCTTCCGCCTCTACCGGTCGGCTTTGCGCGGAATGATGAAGCAGCGCTCGGGCCGCCTCATCGGCATCACCTCGGTCGTCGGCGTCACCGGCAATCCGGGGCAGGGCAATTATGCCGCCTCCAAAGCCGGCCTGATCGGCATGTCGAAGGCGCTGGCCCAGGAGATCGCCAGCCGCAACGTTACCGTGAACACGGTGGCTCCGGGCTTCATTGAGACCCCGATGACGCACGCCCTGGATGAGAAGCAGAAAGAGACGATCATCACCCGTGTGCCGGCCGGACGGCTGGGCACCGGGGCCGACGTCGCAGGGGCCGTCGTCTATCTTGCCAGTGCAGAAGCCGGCTATGTGACCGGCCAGACTATCCATGTGAATGGCGGGATGGCTATGATCTAG
- a CDS encoding acyl carrier protein, giving the protein MSDIAERVKKIVIEHLGVDADKVTEKASFIDDLGADSLDTVELVMAFEEEFGVEIPDDAAETILTVGDATKFLEKNAA; this is encoded by the coding sequence ATGAGCGACATTGCCGAACGGGTTAAGAAGATCGTGATCGAGCATCTGGGCGTGGATGCGGACAAGGTCACGGAAAAGGCCAGCTTCATCGACGATCTGGGCGCTGACAGCCTCGACACGGTTGAGCTCGTGATGGCTTTCGAGGAAGAATTCGGCGTCGAGATCCCGGACGATGCGGCCGAGACGATCCTTACGGTGGGCGACGCCACGAAGTTCCTCGAGAAGAACGCCGCCTGA
- the fabF gene encoding beta-ketoacyl-ACP synthase II, producing the protein MRRVVVTGIGMVSPLATGAELTWKRLLEGKSGAAKIEHFKTDDLPAKIACMVKRGDGTDGTFNADQWMDPKDQRRVDNFIVFGVAAADQAIADSGLSFEKYEDQIAAGTLIGSGIGGLKQLDEGSQLIIEKGPRKMGPFFIPGLLINLASGYVSIKHKLKGPNSSVVTACSTGSHAIGDAARLVALGDADVMVAGGTEASITRLGFAGFCACRALSTGFNETPENASRPYDKDRDGFVMGEGSGVVVLEELEHAKKRGAKIYGEVIGYGMSGDAYHVTAPSEDGDGAFRCMQAAMKRAGIQPSEIDYINAHGTSTPLGDELELKAVERLVGNAAAKISMSSTKSAVGHLLGAAGAVEAIFSLLAIRDNVAPPTLNLDNPSVDTPIDLVPKVKREREINVVLSNSFGFGGTNASLIFRRYN; encoded by the coding sequence ATGAGACGCGTCGTCGTTACCGGTATCGGAATGGTTTCGCCGCTTGCGACCGGCGCCGAACTCACCTGGAAGCGCCTGCTCGAAGGCAAAAGCGGCGCGGCCAAGATCGAGCATTTCAAGACCGACGATCTGCCGGCGAAGATCGCCTGCATGGTCAAGCGCGGCGACGGCACGGACGGCACGTTCAATGCCGATCAGTGGATGGATCCGAAGGATCAGCGCCGCGTCGACAATTTCATCGTCTTCGGTGTTGCAGCTGCCGATCAGGCTATCGCCGATAGCGGCCTGTCTTTCGAAAAATACGAAGATCAGATCGCGGCCGGCACTTTGATCGGCTCGGGCATTGGCGGGTTGAAGCAGCTCGATGAAGGCTCGCAGCTCATCATCGAAAAAGGCCCGCGCAAAATGGGCCCGTTCTTCATTCCGGGCCTGCTCATCAATCTTGCCTCCGGCTATGTGTCGATCAAGCACAAGCTGAAGGGTCCGAATTCGTCCGTTGTGACGGCCTGTTCGACCGGCTCGCACGCTATCGGCGATGCCGCGCGGCTTGTGGCGCTCGGCGATGCCGATGTCATGGTCGCGGGCGGAACCGAGGCCTCGATCACGCGCCTTGGCTTTGCGGGTTTCTGCGCCTGCCGCGCGCTGTCCACGGGCTTCAACGAGACGCCTGAAAACGCTTCGCGTCCCTACGACAAGGACCGCGACGGCTTCGTCATGGGCGAGGGCTCGGGCGTCGTCGTGCTCGAAGAGCTCGAACACGCCAAAAAGCGCGGCGCAAAAATCTACGGCGAAGTCATCGGCTACGGCATGTCGGGCGATGCCTATCATGTCACTGCGCCGTCCGAGGACGGCGACGGCGCGTTCCGCTGCATGCAGGCCGCGATGAAGCGCGCCGGCATCCAGCCGTCGGAAATCGATTACATCAACGCTCACGGCACTTCGACGCCGCTCGGCGACGAACTCGAACTCAAGGCCGTCGAGCGCCTTGTCGGCAATGCCGCGGCCAAGATCTCGATGTCGTCGACGAAATCGGCGGTCGGGCATCTGCTTGGCGCGGCCGGCGCGGTCGAGGCGATCTTCTCGCTGTTGGCGATCCGTGACAATGTCGCGCCGCCGACGCTCAATCTCGATAATCCTTCGGTCGATACGCCCATAGATCTCGTGCCCAAGGTCAAACGCGAGCGCGAAATCAATGTCGTCCTGTCGAATTCGTTCGGCTTCGGCGGCACCAATGCGAGCTTGATATTCCGCCGCTACAATTAG
- the mltG gene encoding endolytic transglycosylase MltG produces MTPDNDPPGSDDPFFRPGQGAPFGREPYRNPFKQHPTLPRDSERPPSDRLTEVDAEPVREVNIVDQYRTSATANPVEPEWVRPVSPSEPVLSEPEIRPAPPRSGGGFFNRGPSAASPPEPPPPPPGSKKRPVKRSERSRGTFITGANWAITLLIVVLFTAAAAVHYGQKEFDAPGPLQAETDLAVPRGSGPRDIAERLQQAGAIGAGKMSYWFFVAGTRMTGSHSKLQAGEYRIPAAASMRQIVEMISGGNVIEHTVTVPEGLTSKQIVTRLMGESLLTGTVREVPPEGTLLPETYKVQRGTERQALLDRMAKDQTKLLNEIWAKRNQSVPVKSPIELVTLASIVEKETGIASERPRVASVFVNRLNKKMRLQSDPTIIYGLVQGAGTLGRPILRSEITKPTPYNTYVIPALPPGPIANPGRASLEAAANPMKTNDVYFVADGSGGHAFASTLAEHNANVTRWRALDKADNDRAPADAANATEPGAAAPPTAPPAN; encoded by the coding sequence ATGACGCCAGATAACGATCCGCCCGGAAGTGACGACCCGTTTTTCAGACCGGGGCAGGGTGCACCGTTCGGCCGCGAGCCCTACCGCAATCCGTTCAAGCAGCATCCGACGCTGCCGCGTGATTCCGAGCGCCCGCCTTCCGACCGTTTGACGGAAGTCGATGCCGAGCCGGTACGCGAGGTCAATATCGTCGATCAATACCGCACGAGCGCCACGGCAAATCCGGTCGAGCCGGAATGGGTTAGGCCCGTCTCGCCGTCCGAGCCGGTGCTGAGCGAGCCCGAAATCCGTCCCGCGCCGCCGCGCTCAGGCGGCGGCTTCTTCAACCGCGGTCCTTCGGCGGCGTCTCCGCCGGAACCTCCGCCGCCGCCGCCCGGCAGCAAGAAGCGGCCGGTGAAGCGCTCCGAGCGCTCGCGCGGCACCTTCATCACCGGCGCCAATTGGGCGATCACGCTTCTCATCGTCGTGCTCTTTACGGCCGCCGCTGCCGTGCATTACGGCCAGAAGGAGTTCGATGCGCCGGGTCCGCTGCAGGCGGAAACCGATCTTGCCGTTCCGCGCGGCTCGGGACCGCGTGATATCGCCGAACGCCTTCAGCAGGCGGGCGCCATCGGTGCCGGCAAGATGAGCTATTGGTTCTTCGTCGCCGGCACGCGCATGACCGGCAGCCACAGCAAGCTGCAGGCCGGTGAATACCGCATTCCCGCCGCCGCCTCGATGCGCCAGATCGTCGAGATGATCTCCGGCGGCAATGTCATCGAGCACACGGTGACGGTGCCGGAAGGTCTGACCTCAAAGCAGATCGTCACGCGTCTGATGGGCGAGAGCCTTCTGACGGGTACGGTGCGTGAAGTGCCGCCCGAGGGCACGCTTCTGCCGGAAACCTACAAGGTTCAGCGCGGCACCGAACGCCAGGCGCTGCTCGACCGTATGGCCAAGGATCAGACGAAACTCCTCAACGAGATCTGGGCGAAGCGTAATCAGAGCGTTCCCGTCAAATCGCCGATCGAACTCGTGACGCTCGCCTCGATCGTCGAGAAGGAAACCGGCATCGCTTCGGAGCGGCCGCGCGTTGCCTCGGTCTTCGTCAACCGCCTCAACAAGAAGATGCGGCTGCAATCGGACCCGACGATCATTTACGGCCTGGTCCAGGGCGCCGGCACGCTCGGCCGTCCGATCCTGCGCAGCGAGATCACCAAGCCCACGCCCTATAACACCTATGTCATTCCGGCCCTGCCGCCGGGGCCGATCGCCAATCCCGGCCGCGCCAGCCTGGAAGCCGCCGCCAATCCGATGAAGACGAACGATGTCTACTTCGTCGCCGACGGATCGGGTGGCCACGCGTTCGCCTCCACCCTTGCCGAGCACAACGCCAATGTTACGCGCTGGCGGGCGCTCGATAAGGCCGACAATGACCGGGCGCCGGCCGATGCGGCAAATGCAACCGAACCCGGGGCGGCCGCGCCGCCCACAGCCCCGCCGGCCAACTGA
- a CDS encoding YicC/YloC family endoribonuclease, with the protein MGLASMTGFARADGAMAGLRWTWEVKTVNGRGLDVRVRVPPGFDALEASARAAISARLVRGTCNANLTVSREGGQPLVKINEPVLDSLVAALDVLKKRVDATPPSLDGLLAVKGVVEISEPEPDEAARAAEQEAMLKTLSKALDQLEAVRRAEGDALERVLNERLETIEKLTKQVEAHPARTPEAIKERLKEQVAALIGAAPMLDADRLHQEAVLLATKADVREELDRLYAHVAAARTLLKEGKAVGRRLDFLAQEFGRESNTLVSKSNHVNLTAAGLELKTVVEQFREQVQNVE; encoded by the coding sequence ATGGGTCTTGCGAGTATGACCGGCTTTGCCCGCGCCGACGGCGCGATGGCCGGGCTGCGCTGGACGTGGGAGGTCAAGACCGTCAACGGGCGCGGGCTCGATGTGCGGGTGCGCGTGCCGCCGGGGTTCGATGCGCTTGAGGCTTCGGCACGCGCGGCGATTTCCGCCCGTCTCGTCCGCGGCACCTGCAATGCCAATCTGACCGTCTCGCGCGAAGGCGGCCAGCCGCTGGTGAAGATCAATGAGCCGGTGCTCGACTCGCTCGTTGCGGCGCTCGATGTCCTGAAGAAGCGCGTCGATGCCACGCCGCCTTCACTCGACGGGCTTCTGGCGGTCAAGGGTGTGGTCGAGATATCGGAGCCTGAACCCGACGAGGCGGCGCGCGCGGCCGAGCAGGAAGCCATGCTGAAGACGCTCAGCAAGGCGCTCGACCAGCTGGAAGCCGTGCGCCGCGCCGAGGGCGATGCGCTGGAGCGCGTTCTGAACGAGCGGCTGGAGACCATCGAGAAGTTGACCAAACAGGTCGAGGCGCATCCGGCGCGCACGCCGGAAGCCATCAAGGAACGGCTGAAGGAACAGGTGGCGGCGCTGATCGGCGCGGCGCCCATGCTCGATGCCGACCGTCTGCATCAGGAAGCCGTTCTTCTTGCCACCAAAGCCGATGTCCGCGAAGAGCTCGACCGGCTGTACGCGCATGTCGCCGCCGCTCGTACGCTTTTGAAAGAGGGCAAGGCTGTCGGCCGCCGCCTCGATTTCCTGGCCCAGGAGTTCGGCCGCGAGTCGAACACGCTGGTGTCGAAATCCAACCATGTGAACCTGACGGCCGCCGGCCTTGAGCTGAAGACGGTCGTCGAACAATTCCGCGAGCAGGTACAGAACGTCGAATGA
- the gmk gene encoding guanylate kinase, which yields MSASSKIVDRGFMLVVSSPSGAGKTTLTRNLLQEEKDDVVMSVSVTTRQKRPSEIEGVHYNFITQKRFDQMRDNGDLLEHAKVHDHYYGTPREPVDAALAAGKDVLFDIDWQGTRQLKESVLAPDVVTVFVLPPSAAELKARLERRAEDPADVIARRLRNAAEEIPHWNEYDYVLVNSDLDKSFMRLRSILQTERLKRVQNVQTLVDQLVADLAKLTG from the coding sequence ATGAGCGCTTCCAGTAAAATCGTCGACCGCGGCTTCATGCTTGTTGTTTCCTCGCCCTCCGGCGCAGGCAAGACGACGCTGACGCGCAATCTTCTGCAGGAAGAAAAGGACGACGTGGTGATGTCCGTGTCGGTGACGACGCGGCAGAAGCGCCCGAGCGAGATCGAAGGCGTGCACTACAATTTCATCACGCAGAAGCGGTTCGACCAGATGCGCGACAATGGCGATCTTCTGGAGCATGCCAAGGTGCACGATCACTATTACGGCACGCCGCGCGAGCCCGTGGATGCGGCGCTCGCCGCCGGCAAGGACGTTCTGTTCGATATCGATTGGCAAGGCACGCGGCAGCTGAAGGAAAGCGTGCTTGCGCCCGATGTCGTCACCGTGTTCGTCCTGCCGCCGTCCGCCGCCGAACTGAAAGCACGCCTCGAGCGCCGGGCGGAAGATCCGGCGGATGTCATCGCGCGCCGTCTGCGCAATGCCGCCGAGGAAATCCCGCACTGGAACGAATATGATTACGTGCTGGTGAACAGCGATCTCGACAAGAGCTTCATGCGGTTGAGATCGATACTTCAGACGGAGCGGCTGAAGCGCGTGCAGAATGTGCAGACGCTTGTCGATCAGCTTGTTGCGGATCTTGCGAAGCTGACCGGCTGA
- the rsmA gene encoding 16S rRNA (adenine(1518)-N(6)/adenine(1519)-N(6))-dimethyltransferase RsmA: MSAIDDLPPLREVIRRHELSARKSLGQNFLLDLNLTARIARASGELEGVDVIEIGPGPGGLTRALLALGAQRVIAVEKDSRAIAALTEVAARYPGRLEVLEADALEADLSLHLSGAPVRIVANLPYNIATALLVGWLTPDSWPPFWQSLTLMFQREVAERIVAAPGSDAYGRLGVLAGWRTQPKILFDVAPTAFVPPPKVTSSVVHLVPRTEYEPCEGRHLEAVTQAAFGQRRKMLRQSLKSVFRDPVAALDSAGIEPTRRAEEIDVKGFAALARALAAERG; encoded by the coding sequence ATGAGCGCGATCGACGATCTGCCGCCGCTGCGCGAGGTCATTCGCCGCCACGAGCTTTCGGCGCGCAAAAGCCTTGGCCAGAACTTCCTTCTCGACCTTAATCTCACGGCGCGCATTGCCCGCGCGTCCGGCGAGCTCGAGGGTGTCGATGTCATCGAGATCGGCCCCGGCCCCGGCGGGCTGACGCGAGCGCTGCTGGCGCTCGGCGCGCAGCGCGTCATCGCCGTGGAAAAGGACAGCCGCGCCATCGCAGCGCTCACTGAGGTCGCGGCACGTTATCCGGGGCGTCTCGAAGTCCTGGAAGCCGATGCGCTGGAAGCCGATCTTTCGCTGCATCTGTCGGGCGCGCCAGTCCGCATCGTTGCGAACCTTCCCTACAATATCGCGACCGCCCTTCTCGTCGGCTGGCTGACACCCGATTCCTGGCCGCCCTTCTGGCAATCGCTGACCTTGATGTTCCAGCGCGAGGTCGCCGAGCGCATTGTCGCGGCGCCGGGCTCGGACGCTTACGGACGGCTCGGCGTTCTCGCCGGCTGGCGGACGCAGCCGAAGATATTGTTCGATGTCGCACCGACGGCGTTCGTGCCGCCACCGAAAGTCACCTCATCGGTCGTGCATCTTGTGCCACGTACAGAGTATGAGCCCTGCGAAGGCCGCCACCTCGAAGCCGTAACGCAGGCGGCGTTCGGCCAGCGCCGCAAAATGCTGCGGCAAAGCCTGAAGAGCGTGTTCCGCGATCCTGTCGCGGCGCTGGACAGTGCCGGCATCGAGCCGACGCGCCGCGCCGAGGAAATCGATGTGAAGGGATTTGCGGCTTTGGCGCGGGCGCTCGCGGCCGAACGCGGCTGA
- the pdxA gene encoding 4-hydroxythreonine-4-phosphate dehydrogenase PdxA, translated as MNPLALTMGEPAGIGPELALLAWMRRTAFDLPPFFVLADPDHLAHLAKNLDYAVPIVVTEPERAAEMFPLALPVAPLDMAVVAEPGTPNAADAPAVIESIRRGVSLVQTGRASALVTNPISKAPLMRAGFPHPGHTEFLGALAQEHAGEKFRPVMMLWAPELAVVPVTVHIPLHEVPARLTRDLIVETARITAHDLKTRFGIPHPRLALAGLNPHAGEDGALGTEDAKIIAPAIADLRAEGIMASGPYPADTLFHPAARKTYDAALAMYHDQALIPIKTIAFDRAVNVTLGLPFVRTSPDHGTAFDIAGKGEADASSLIAAIKLAERLSAA; from the coding sequence ATGAACCCGCTAGCACTCACTATGGGCGAGCCCGCAGGCATCGGCCCGGAGCTTGCGCTTCTCGCCTGGATGCGCCGCACCGCGTTTGATCTGCCGCCCTTCTTCGTGCTGGCCGATCCCGACCACCTCGCCCATCTTGCGAAGAACCTCGATTATGCGGTGCCCATCGTGGTCACCGAGCCCGAACGCGCGGCGGAGATGTTCCCGCTGGCGCTGCCGGTCGCACCGCTCGATATGGCGGTTGTCGCCGAACCCGGCACGCCGAACGCGGCCGACGCTCCAGCGGTGATTGAATCCATACGGCGCGGCGTTTCACTTGTGCAGACGGGCCGCGCTTCGGCGCTCGTCACCAATCCGATCTCCAAGGCGCCGCTGATGCGCGCCGGATTCCCGCATCCCGGCCACACCGAATTTCTCGGTGCGCTCGCCCAGGAACATGCCGGAGAAAAATTCCGACCGGTGATGATGCTGTGGGCACCGGAACTCGCCGTCGTTCCCGTCACGGTCCATATTCCGTTGCATGAGGTTCCGGCGCGGCTGACGCGCGATCTCATCGTCGAGACGGCGCGCATCACCGCGCACGATCTCAAGACGCGCTTCGGCATCCCGCATCCGCGCCTTGCGCTCGCCGGCCTCAACCCGCATGCCGGCGAAGACGGTGCGCTCGGCACCGAAGATGCGAAGATCATCGCGCCCGCCATTGCCGATCTCCGAGCCGAAGGCATCATGGCCTCCGGCCCCTATCCGGCCGACACGCTGTTTCATCCCGCGGCACGCAAAACCTATGATGCCGCGCTGGCGATGTATCACGATCAGGCGCTGATCCCGATCAAGACCATCGCCTTCGACCGCGCGGTGAACGTCACGCTCGGCCTGCCCTTTGTCCGCACATCGCCCGATCACGGCACAGCCTTCGATATCGCCGGCAAAGGCGAAGCCGATGCCTCGAGTCTGATCGCGGCCATCAAGCTCGCCGAACGCCTGTCCGCCGCATGA
- a CDS encoding LPS-assembly protein LptD has protein sequence MFVTADEVVYDDVRNTASAVGRVKLYYGQSTLEADRVVYDQNTGQVFAYGNVRLNDDGNVYQSEHMVLTDDFRDGFVQSLLVEGADKTRFAAAKATRTGGNVVVFEKGVYTACEPCRENPNKPPLWQVKAARIIHDQGTKMVHYEDARLEFFGKPIAWLPFFSHADSTVKRKSGFLMPSYMASTEYGFGVKAPYFWAVKPNMDVTLAPAFLTDQGIMGDVEFRHRVMNGAYSIRAAGLHQSSPDLFPTSDQQEDFRGAITTRGDFRINNNWTWGWNAHLLSDKYFLDDYDMWGKNWSEAISTVHLTGIGERNYFEARAYHYYGLSADDDQDELPVAGVFDYNYVHDKPVLGGEVAFNLNMTNTWRRDTDFEPATPGNSNPDVIEGVNLSCDTFSSDCLVPGVGGVYSRFSADTSWRRQFIDPVGQVWTPFAYARGDVIYTNAEENPNLAGLMSTDDEYLARGMVGAGLEYRYPFVAESSIGTHILEPIAQIIIRPDEQEIGNIPNEDAQSLFFDTSTLFAWDKFSGYDRIEGGSRANVGLQYTLNFANGGFTQLMFGQSYHLFGKNSFAEADLAGTGINSGLETDRSDYVASAYLKFHPNWSMSTRTRFDEDANNLNALEIETSFKQGPVSASIIYGNYDEQPQLGFERAEGVVGSARVSLTDNYYVVGAAGYNLQFDRFDQVTVGGGYMDECFTFGGYYSVDFNKDGNEDPVHKVMVSVSLRTLGQYQTSFDVSRFQDDAPATP, from the coding sequence ATGTTCGTGACGGCCGATGAGGTCGTCTACGACGACGTCCGCAACACGGCCTCAGCCGTCGGCCGCGTGAAGCTCTATTACGGCCAATCGACCCTTGAAGCCGATCGCGTCGTCTACGACCAGAACACTGGGCAGGTCTTCGCCTACGGCAATGTCCGCCTCAATGACGACGGCAATGTCTATCAGTCCGAGCACATGGTGCTGACCGACGACTTCCGTGACGGCTTCGTGCAGTCGCTCCTAGTCGAAGGCGCCGACAAGACGCGCTTTGCAGCGGCGAAGGCCACGCGCACCGGCGGCAATGTCGTCGTGTTCGAAAAAGGCGTCTACACGGCGTGCGAACCCTGCCGCGAAAACCCCAACAAGCCGCCGCTCTGGCAGGTCAAGGCGGCGCGCATCATCCACGACCAGGGCACCAAAATGGTGCACTACGAGGATGCGCGGCTTGAGTTCTTCGGCAAGCCGATCGCCTGGCTGCCGTTCTTCTCGCACGCCGACTCGACGGTGAAGCGCAAGTCCGGCTTCCTGATGCCGAGCTATATGGCTTCGACCGAATATGGGTTCGGCGTGAAGGCTCCGTATTTCTGGGCGGTGAAGCCCAATATGGACGTGACGCTCGCACCGGCCTTCCTGACCGATCAGGGCATTATGGGCGATGTCGAATTCCGCCATCGCGTGATGAACGGCGCGTACTCGATCCGCGCCGCCGGCCTGCATCAATCGAGCCCCGATCTCTTCCCGACATCGGACCAGCAGGAGGATTTCCGCGGCGCGATCACGACGCGCGGCGACTTCCGCATCAACAACAACTGGACCTGGGGCTGGAACGCGCACCTTCTGTCCGACAAATATTTCCTCGACGATTACGACATGTGGGGCAAGAACTGGTCGGAAGCGATCTCGACCGTGCACCTCACCGGCATCGGCGAGCGTAATTACTTCGAGGCGCGCGCCTATCACTATTACGGCCTGTCGGCGGACGACGATCAGGACGAGCTCCCGGTCGCCGGCGTGTTCGACTACAATTACGTTCACGACAAACCGGTTCTGGGCGGCGAGGTCGCGTTCAATCTCAACATGACGAACACCTGGCGCCGCGATACCGATTTCGAACCGGCCACGCCGGGCAATTCGAACCCCGATGTCATTGAAGGCGTCAATCTGAGCTGCGACACCTTCTCGAGCGACTGTCTCGTGCCGGGCGTCGGCGGCGTCTATTCGCGCTTCTCAGCCGACACCAGCTGGCGGCGCCAGTTCATCGATCCCGTCGGCCAGGTCTGGACACCCTTCGCCTATGCACGTGGCGATGTGATCTACACCAACGCCGAAGAGAACCCGAACCTCGCCGGGCTGATGAGCACCGATGACGAATATCTCGCGCGCGGCATGGTCGGGGCGGGTCTCGAATACCGCTATCCGTTTGTCGCCGAATCCAGCATCGGCACCCACATTCTCGAGCCGATCGCCCAGATCATCATCCGCCCGGACGAGCAGGAAATCGGCAATATCCCGAACGAGGATGCGCAGAGCCTGTTCTTCGACACCTCGACGCTGTTCGCCTGGGACAAGTTCTCCGGCTATGACCGCATCGAAGGCGGCAGCCGCGCCAATGTCGGTCTGCAGTACACGCTCAACTTCGCCAATGGCGGCTTCACTCAGCTGATGTTCGGCCAGTCCTATCATCTTTTCGGCAAGAACTCGTTTGCCGAAGCCGATCTCGCAGGCACCGGCATCAATTCCGGTCTGGAGACGGACCGCTCGGATTACGTCGCCAGCGCCTATCTGAAGTTCCATCCCAACTGGTCGATGTCGACGCGCACGCGTTTCGACGAGGACGCGAACAATCTGAACGCGCTTGAGATCGAAACGAGCTTCAAGCAAGGCCCCGTCTCGGCGTCGATCATCTACGGCAATTACGACGAGCAGCCGCAACTCGGCTTCGAGCGCGCCGAAGGCGTCGTCGGTTCGGCACGCGTTTCGCTCACCGACAATTATTACGTCGTCGGCGCCGCCGGCTATAACCTTCAATTCGACCGTTTCGATCAGGTCACGGTCGGGGGCGGCTATATGGACGAGTGCTTCACCTTCGGCGGCTACTACTCCGTCGACTTCAACAAGGACGGCAACGAGGATCCGGTGCACAAAGTCATGGTCAGCGTGTCGTTGCGCACGCTCGGCCAGTACCAGACTTCGTTCGACGTCAGCCGCTTCCAGGACGACGCGCCGGCGACGCCGTAG